A stretch of Coregonus clupeaformis isolate EN_2021a unplaced genomic scaffold, ASM2061545v1 scaf0876, whole genome shotgun sequence DNA encodes these proteins:
- the LOC123485867 gene encoding proline-rich receptor-like protein kinase PERK7 — MTGVSNPSGPADPVLQDQQTQSFRTSGHTVLQDLQTHSPPGPADTQSSRTSRHTVLQDQQTHSPPGPADPVLQDQQTHSPPGPADTQSSRTSRPSPPGPADTQSSRTSRHTVLQDQRTQSSGTSRHPVLQDQQIPSPPGPADTQSSRTSGHTVLQELIWTPLRYGIAYCMTTVQTVIYVEDLLYHCGILYHCGILYHCGILYHCGTFELSCLKSSISSLDC; from the exons ATGACAGGGGTGTCAAACCCTTCAGGACCAGCAGACCCAGTCCTCCAGGACCAGCAGACCCAGTCCTTCAGGACCAGCGGACACACAGTCCTCCAGGACCTGCAGACACACAGTCCTCCAGGACCAGCGGACACACAGTCCTCCAGGACCAGCAGACACACAGTCCTCCAGGACCAGCAGACACACAGTCCTCCAGGACCAGCAGACCCAGTCCTCCAGGACCAGCAGACACACAGTCCTCCAGGACCAGCGGACACACAGTCCTCCAGGACCAGCAGACCCAGTCCTCCAGGACCAGCAGACACACAGTCCTCCAGGACCAGCAGACACACAGTCCTCCAGGACCAGCGGACACAGTCCTCCGGGACCAGCAGACACCCAGTCCTCCAGGACCAGCAGATACCCAGTCCTCCAGGACCAGCAGACACCCAGTCCTCCAGGACCAGCGGACACACAGTCCTCCAGGAATTGATTTGGACACCCCTGCGTTATGGCATTGCATACTGTATGACTACAGTACAAACTGTAATCTATGTAG agGACCTCCTGTATCACTGTGGAATCCTGTATCACTGTGGAATCCTGTATCACTGTGGAATCCTGTATCACTGTGGAACCTTTGAACTATCCTGCCTGAaatcctccatctcttccctggACTGTTGA